One window of the Trifolium pratense cultivar HEN17-A07 linkage group LG2, ARS_RC_1.1, whole genome shotgun sequence genome contains the following:
- the LOC123908370 gene encoding potassium transporter 6-like translates to MDLEGGTRRNSSKKDSWKTILTLAYQSIGVVYGDLSISPLYVFRSTFGEGIGHSNTNEEIFGVLSLVFWSITLVPLVKYVFIVLKADDNGEGGTFALYSLLCRHAKVNSLPNCQLADEELSEYKKDGCGSSGGGVSNDKGFAFRLKSTLEKRKVLQNFLLILALIGTCMVIGDGVLTPALSVFSAISGLELSMSKEHHAYVEVPAACIILIGLFALQHFGTHRVGFLFAPIVIAWLFCISVIGIYNIFFWNPQIYRALCPIYALRFIRKTQTGGWMSLGGVLLSITGSEAMFADLGHFSQLSIQIAFTSVVYPSLILAYMGQAAYLSRHHEIEHAYHFGFYVSVPEKLRWPVLVLAVFAAVVGSQAIITGTFSIIKQCSALNCFPRVKVIHTSSKIHGQIYIPEINWLLMLLCLAVTIGFRNTQHLGHASGLAVITVMLVTTCLMSLVIVLCWHQNVLFALAFVLFFGTLESLFFSASLTKFLQGAWVPIALAFVFMTVMYVWHYGTLKKYEFDVQNKVSINWLLGIAPSIGIVRVRGVGLIHTDLVSGIPVIFSHFVTNLPAFHQILVFLCIKHVPVPHVRPEERFLVGRVGPRNFRIYRCIVRYGYRDIHKDDIEFENDLLCSIAEFIRTGSVGLSSNEELEKIEKMTVVGTYSAQTILRSDNNVDNNFDSEETSSELKEIKSPQVIQQKKKVRFLVPESPKIDSEAKEELEEVMEAREAGIAYIIGHSYMKAKPGSSTIKKIAINFVYEFLRRNSRAPSFVLGVPHASSLEVGMMYQV, encoded by the exons ATGGATCTGGAAGGTGGAACTCGTCGAAATTCTTCCAAG AAAGATTCATGGAAAACAATTCTAACACTAGCATATCAAAGTATTGGAGTTGTTTATGGAGATTTAAGCATTTCACCTTTATATGTATTTAGAAGCACTTTTGGTGAAGGAATTGGACATTCAAATACAAATGAAGAGATTTTTGGTGTTTTATCTTTAGTATTTTGGTCTATCACACTTGTTCCTTTGGTTAAGTATGTATTCATAGTTTTAAAAGCTGATGATAATGGTGAAGGAGGTACTTTTGCACTTTATTCTTTGTTGTGTAGACATGCTAAAGTCAATTCTCTTCCTAATTGTCAATTGGCTGATGAAGAACTCTCTGAGTATAAGAAAGATGGTTGTGGTAGTAGTGGTGGTGGTGTTTCAAATGATAAAGGTTTTGCCTTTAGGCTTAAGTCTACGCTTGAGAAACGCAAGGTTTTGCAGAATTTTTTGCTTATTCTTGCTTTGATTGGAACTTGTATGGTTATTGGTGATGGTGTTCTTACACCTGCTCTTTCAG TTTTCTCAGCCATATCAGGATTAGAGCTTTCAATGTCCAAGGAGCATCATGCTT ATGTAGAAGTTCCAGCTGCATGCATCATATTGATAGGCTTGTTTGCGCTTCAACATTTTGGCACGCATAGGGTTGGCTTCTTGTTCGCTCCGATAGTTATCGCGTGGCTATTTTGCATCAGTGTCATtggaatatataatatattcttCTGGAACCCTCAGATATACCGCGCACTCTGTCCAATTTATGCTTTACGATTTATTCGGAAAACTCAAACTGGAGGTTGGATGTCCCTTGGCGGAGTTTTGCTGTCCATAACAG GATCAGAAGCCATGTTTGCTGATCTTGGGCACTTCTCGCAATTATCAATCCAG ATTGCTTTTACTTCTGTGGTTTATCCATCTTTAATTCTTGCATATATGGGACAAGCTGCTTATCTATCAAGACATCATGAAATTGAGCACGCGTATCACTTCGGATTTTATGTATCTGTTCCAG AAAAATTGAGATGGCCTGTTCTTGTATTAGCCGTATTTGCTGCAGTTGTGGGAAGCCAAGCCATAATAACTGGAACGTTCTCTATTATCAAGCAATGTTCTGCTTTAAATTGCTTCCCAAGAGTTAAAGTCATTCACACATCATCCAAGATTCATGGACAAATATATATCCCTGAGATCAATTGGCTATTGATGCTCTTGTGTTTGGCTGTTACGATTGGTTTCAGAAACACGCAGCATCTCGGTCACGCCTCAG GTTTGGCAGTTATTACAGTGATGCTGGTCACCACTTGTTTGATGTCTCTGGTTATTGTACTGTGCTGGCACCAGAATGTTCTCTTTGCACTCGCATTTGTTCTCTTCTTCGGCACCCTTGAGTCTCTCTTCTTCTCGGCTTCTCTTACCAAGTTCTTACAAGGAGCATGGGTGCCAATTGCATTGGCATTTGTATTTATGACGGTCATGTATGTTTGGCATTACGGCACACTCAAAAAGTACGAATTTGATGTTCAAAACAAGGTTTCCATCAACTGGCTACTCGGAATTGCTCCAAGCATAGGTATTGTACGAGTGCGTGGGGTCGGACTTATACATACAGACCTAGTATCAGGCATTCCTGTTATCTTCTCCCACTTTGTGACCAACTTGCCAGCCTTCCACCAGATCCTAGTCTTTCTCTGCATCAAACATGTGCCGGTACCGCACGTCAGACCCGAGGAAAGGTTTCTAGTCGGCCGTGTCGGTCCGCGAAATTTCAGAATCTATCGGTGCATAGTACGGTATGGTTACCGCGATATCCACAAAGACGATATTGAGTTTGAAAATGACCTTTTGTGCAGCATAGCCGAGTTCATTCGCACAGGAAGCGTTGGACTATCCTCAAACGAGGAGCtcgaaaaaattgaaaaaatgacaGTTGTTGGGACATATTCTGCACAAACTATTTTGAGGAGTGACAATAATGTGGATAATAATTTCGACTCAGAAGAAACGTCATCCGAGCTTAAGGAGATAAAGTCACCTCAAGTGATTCAACAGAAGAAAAAGGTGAGGTTTTTGGTACCAGAGAGTCCAAAAATAGATTCAGAAGCAAAAGAAGAATTAGAGGAAGTGATGGAAGCAAGAGAAGCTGGAATAGCTTACATTATAGGACATTCATACATGAAGGCTAAACCAGGGTCTAGTACTATAAAGAAAATAGCTATTAATTTTGTGTATGAATTTCTAAGGAGGAATAGTAGAGCACCTTCATTTGTACTTGGTGTACCTCATGCATCATCTTTAGAAGTTGGTATGATGTACCAAGTTTaa